From the genome of Triticum aestivum cultivar Chinese Spring chromosome 1A, IWGSC CS RefSeq v2.1, whole genome shotgun sequence:
CACAACTGCACCGTGCAAGAACAATCGATCTTCAACAAAGTTGGCTGATTCCAAGCAGCCTAACATTTCGATTCATAATGGCTAGTTGCTACAATCCTTGAACTACATATCTACTATCAGCAGAACAGATGCAATCATCAACCTATCAGCAGTATGAGCCGCCCATGAAGTTCATGTACATGCTTTACTTACTGGATATCCGCACAACACATTTTTTTTCActtccttcaacatgcaacaacaTAATTCTGGCCAAACTTGTCCCCTCAGATCTTGGCAAGAGCCCCGGGCTTCCAACTTCCCCTGATGCACACCACATTTGCAGCCCAGGGGAGGGGTTAAAGATGGCTGTTTCATTGGTTGCCCGTATCACCCGCAGCACATATTGCTGTAATTTTCTATGGCATATGAGCCAGCATTCTCTTACCACATGTCCCCACAGCTGCATGAGCCATCGCTGAAGTGGTGATAGGTGCAACCATCTGAAATCAGTATCTCCCGCTTCTTATCCCTTGAGATAAACTTGGTTGAGGAATGGCATTCCTTGCACATTCGGAAATTCTTCGAGACCCGTATCGGTTCATGGGCACGCATGGAAATAAGTCCATAGCACACAGCAATCCGCTCGGTGTGGTGGCACGACAATGGATCAACTTGTACATTGCAATAGGGCTCAACGTCTTGAGGAGCATACCCAGACTCTGCCATCCTACTAGCCAAGTCCTTCCATGTACTCAAAATATCCTCAAATGCAGGATGGGACAAATCTCCAGCCTCAAACAAATCCACACTTGTGCCAAGATATAGCCAGCTACACTGGGTCTCGACGTGCAACCCGTGCTCTGTCATGGCATCTCTTACAGATTCAGTGGAATCCCAAAAGCCGCTGTTCGCATATATGTTGGAAAGCAACATGTAGTTTGAAGCATTATTTGGTTCAAGCTCGAAAAGAGCTTTTGCAGCCTTAGCCGCAACGTCCAAATCTGAGTGAAGCTTACAAGCTTTGAGAACAGTAGACCATAGGCATGCATCCGGCTCAACTGGCATCTTCTGGACAAGTTCTAGTGACTCCTCCAATAAACCAGCTGTTCCCATGATGTCAACCATGCAAGTGTAGTGTTTTAAACTTGGTTTTATGCCATACAGATCTTCCATACTGTAGAAATAGCTCCGAGCTTCCACCATGGAACCTTCTTGCTTACAAGCTGAAAGAAGTAAGATGAAAGTAACAGGATCTGGTCGAGTTCTAGATTGTTCAAGTATTTCGAACAATCTTTTAACATCTCTAGGCATCCTATGAAGCAAGTAGCAACTCATCATTGCATTCCATACTGCTACATCCTTTTCAACACTGCGCTCAAAAGCCAGTCTAGCATCCTCAATCTTACCACATTTCCCATACATATCTATTAGCTCACTTGCAAGAGTGACTGGATAACCATCAGGCCAGTTTTTCTGTATGTAACCATGCAGTTCTCTCCCATACCCTGATGCCATCGTCATACCAGAAGACAAAAGCGCTATCTGCACTGTAACCAAGTTAGGAAGTAAATTAGACTCAAGCATTTCACAGAATAGTTTCAAAACAACTTCGGGCTTCCTATTATGCTTGTAAGCTGCTAGCAGACTGTTCCATGTGACAACATTCTTATTCCTGATTCCCTGGAAGACATTAGCAGCAGATACCATATCACCAGTTTTACCATAAAGGTCAACCAATTTGCTGGAAACAAATATGTTTGACGTCAGACCATTCCTTAGAGCATAGCAGTGTACTTCCTTCCCAAGACGATCTAACTTGAGGTCTGTCAACAGTGAGAGGACACTAGTAATTGTAGTACCATTTGGTTGGATGGGCTTGCTATTATCCAGAAATGTCCAGCGCTTTGCATCTCCGCTGTTTAGGAGCTGCATGTATCTGAAAACTTCCAGTGCATCAGCACAGAGGCCAAACTGATGCAAACCGGATATTAAAGCATTCATTGATACCACATTGGGCTTCAAGCTGACATTCATCATGCCTGACAACAGTTCATTTGCTAGTTCTTTCTGACCCGCTCTAGCATATGCAGCAATGAAATTGTTATATGTGACAGTGTCAGGCTTCAATCCATCCTGCTGCATCAAGTTAAAGGCTTCACACGCTTTGTCCATCCTCCCATCACTGATATATGATTGAATCAACTCATTCCATACAGTGACATTCCTCTCCCCATCAATGGCGGCAAACACGCTTCTCGCATAAGCAAACTCTCTGCACTCGGAGTACATGCCAATCAAAGAAGAACCAATGTAGACATTTAATTTGATACCACAACGTACAACATAAGAATGCAGCTGCTCTCCAAGGCCCAGTGCCATCAAGCCAGTGCAAGCAGGGAGTATACTAGCAATTGTGACTGCATCAGGCATCTCAGTCTCGCACATCTCCAGGAAGACGCCCAAAGCCTCATCATAGCGCGCATTCTGCACGCAGCCAGAGATGATGCAGTTCCAAGAACTGACCCGTGGCTTGACACCTCTCAGTCGCATTTCGTCGAATAGATCGAGTGCAGCACCAATATCACCATTTCTCGCGAAGCCGGAGACGAGGGTGTTCCACGAAATCACGTCAGGCCGCACGCCACTGGCCTGCATCGATTCAAACAGCTGGAAGGCCTCGCCCAGCTCCCCGGCGTTGGCGTAGGCGCCCACGAGAGCGGTCCATGCCACAACGTCGCGTTCGGGGAGCGACGCGAACGCTGCACGCGCGGCGCGGACGTCCCCGAGCGCCGCGTACATGGCGACGACAGCGTTCCCTACCACGGCGTCGTCGGCGAGCGCGGGCCCGCCCTTGGCGGCGAgcgcgtgcgcggcggcggcgaggcggggcgcgtCCGCCCCGGCGCAGGCCCGGAGCACCTGCGGGAGGAGGAACCTGTCGGGCGCGGCCCCGGCGGCGCGCATGGCCGCGAACGCGTCGCATGCCGCGCCCCAGCGCCGCGCACGCACGCAGGCGCCTATCTCCCGCGCGTACGCCGCGGCCTCGGGTCGCGCGCGCTGCACCGGGGCATGCCGCCTCCGGGATACCCCTTCCAGCACCCGGTGCGCGTGGGTCGGGGCCTGCAGTGAGCAGCGCGTCGATAAGGCGCCGCGGGGAGTAGGAGGCAGAGACGGGGACGGCAGCATGGTGGTCGCCATTTTTTTATGGCGTCAGTAGTATTGCGGTCCGTCCGGCATTTCCAAATCTAAGTAGGAGAGAGAATCTGTGCTTGTGGACCATGGGTTTTGGACCTTCTGGGCTGAAATAGCAAAATCAAATAATAGGTATGTATTACTGGGCGCGGTGAAAATTATCAAAAAACAAAATGTTGGGCCGGGTGATAAAAAGAAACTCGCTAAAAAGAGGGCTTGAACCTCCGACCTTATGGTTAACAGCCACATGCTCTAGCCAACTGACCTATTCCAGCTTAATGACATTTTTATGTTTAAAACCTTTGATACTTGAGACATTTTAGTTCCGCATCATTTTCAAAGTTTACCATTCAGCATTAACGACATAGACACAAGCAATGCGGTGGCTTTTTTCCAGAGTCCATAGCTCTCCCGAAACTAGGTGTATTCGATGcctttgatatatatatatatatatatatatatataagatttAGATTTCATTTTTGACGATTTGGGCTGATGCGTTTTTCATTTGGTGAGCTAAGTTTTCACTTTGGTTAGAGCTTGCTTACACTGTGTCATCTTGTCTTTCTTAGATTACATCATGGTTCAACTTCCACATACATGTTATTGTTGTTTTCTTCGAGGCATTAGTAGATTAAGGGCATGTACGATGGTGGCATATGGTTACATATGTTTCATGACAAAAAATAATTTGAGGCATCTACATTTATTTTTCTCCCCAATGCAAGCTACCACTAGTGGACCTcattaagaaatagaaaataaagactctAGTACACATACATCTCTATTTTTTTGCTCCAACCTTTTCAGCTTGTGTcaccggaccacactttttctcttcaagcacccgcctcctggagaggatcccacttccctatccgaacctactttacgtcatatccgatcctacatggcatgcgaggcattaccttgaggctatgcattgtacatgccctaagaggTATCTCCTGGTTAGTACTTCCAATATAAAGTTAACATGCAACCAATGCTTTGCTATGACTAATTTCAGCGCCAACCAAACACACACTAAGGAGCAAGGACATCGTACTACATATAAAACCATATGTGCACATGCTGCACTACAGAGCATATAGACAATGTCATGGGCATGATTGACCTCGAGTTTGTACATTTTATCAAAACTGTATTTAAAATCTAATGATGATAAAAGCATTGTACATCTAGCATGTCACAAAATTCACTTCACTAAAAAAATAATTTGAATGTGATAGTATCAATGGTTGTTGACTTTATTTTGCAAAGTACTCGAACAATGTACAGTAACATACATGAATTGACATACCTCAGTATACCGAACGGACATATGGAGATAATTTTACCCAGATTCAGCCCCCGCGCGCGAGTAATAACGCTAATCATGTTTgtttggaattatatatataaacaAGTACAATGGGGGATCCAACAAGTTGTAGTATATGTCCTTGGGATATTTGGTGGCCTATCTCGACATAATGTCTAAGATCGGATTTAATCTAGGTCTAAACTAGGGTTTCACTTCCATCATATTAGCGGTGGAAGTATTTCCCAGAACTGGCTCACGTGTATTTATACCAGGTCTTGGGCTGGTTGGACGCCTTCCTTCCTGGGTCTCCTCACCACGAATGCCTTGAACCTTCCTTGTCGTGGCTTCACATGCCTCCTTTCGAGGAGTCTGGGGGGTACCCGTCGTGCGTCTTTTCTTGCCCGGAAAGGCCTTCGTGTAGGACTAAATTTGCATATTATCGACAATTTCCTCCAAGCTTACATGCGGCTTGGCGTGGGCCCAATCCACCTTCCACTGACAAGCACCCCATCATTATTCACATTGAAGCCGCTCGCTGCTACTCCCGCAGGAGTTGTTGGGTTTTCCCAAAAAGGAAGGGCGATGTAGATAGTAGCAATGTTTTCCCTCGGTGAAGAACCAAGTGTTAATCGAACTAATAGGACTCAACAAACTGCCAAGATAAGCAGCATCTACACACAAACAAGATAAAATACTTTCATCCAGTGTGGCAAGGGAGTTGTCAAGTCccttgtcttgctagttacaaggTTAGAAgcaaatagatagatagatagatagatagatagatatgttggggaacgtagtatttcaaaaaaaattcctacgatcacacaagatctaactaggagatgcatagcaacaagaggggagagtgtgtccccgtatcctcgtagaccgaaagcggaagcgttatgttaacgcggttgatgtagtcgaatgtcttcatgatccaaccgatccaagtaccgaacatacggcacctccgtgtttagcacatgtttagcacgatgatgtccctcgagctctttatccagtagagggtcgagggagagttccgttagcacgacggcgtggcgacgatgatgatgaagttaccggtgcagagcttcgcctgagcactacgacgatatgactgaggtgttaaactgtggaggggcaccacacatggctaagagattgtctgttgtgcctttggggtgtcccctggccacgtatataaaggaggggggagagaggctgtcggccaagaggggcgcgccatggggggagtcctacttggactcctagtccaagtaggattcgcccccccccttttcctttcttccaccggagggaataggaaggagagggagagggaaagggaaggggggcgccgccccctcctccttgtcctattcggactcccaaggaggagggcgcggggccaccccctgcgggcttccctctctctcctttaggcccatgttggcccaatacttccccggggggttccggtaacccctcggtactacagaaaaatacccgaatcactcggaaccattccgatgtccgaatactaccttccaatatatgaatcttcacctctcgaccatttcgagactcctcgtcatgtctgtgatctcatccgggactccgaacaaacttcggtcatcaaatcacataactcataatacaaatcgtcatcgaatgttaagcgtgcggaccctacgggttcgagaactatgtatacatgaccgagacacatctccggtcaataaccaatagcggaacctggatgctcatattggctcctacatattctacgaagatctttatcggccaaaccacataacaacatatgtcattccctttgtcatcggtgtgttacttgcccgagattcgatcgtcggtatcatcatatctagttcaatctcgttaccggcaagtctctttactcgttccataatgcatcatcccgcaactaactcattagtcacattgcttgcaaggcttatagtaatgtgcattaccgagagggcctagagatacctctccgatacacggagtgacaaatcctaatctcgatctatgccaactcaacaaacacctttgg
Proteins encoded in this window:
- the LOC123045642 gene encoding pentatricopeptide repeat-containing protein At5g04780, mitochondrial, with the translated sequence MATTMLPSPSLPPTPRGALSTRCSLQAPTHAHRVLEGVSRRRHAPVQRARPEAAAYAREIGACVRARRWGAACDAFAAMRAAGAAPDRFLLPQVLRACAGADAPRLAAAAHALAAKGGPALADDAVVGNAVVAMYAALGDVRAARAAFASLPERDVVAWTALVGAYANAGELGEAFQLFESMQASGVRPDVISWNTLVSGFARNGDIGAALDLFDEMRLRGVKPRVSSWNCIISGCVQNARYDEALGVFLEMCETEMPDAVTIASILPACTGLMALGLGEQLHSYVVRCGIKLNVYIGSSLIGMYSECREFAYARSVFAAIDGERNVTVWNELIQSYISDGRMDKACEAFNLMQQDGLKPDTVTYNNFIAAYARAGQKELANELLSGMMNVSLKPNVVSMNALISGLHQFGLCADALEVFRYMQLLNSGDAKRWTFLDNSKPIQPNGTTITSVLSLLTDLKLDRLGKEVHCYALRNGLTSNIFVSSKLVDLYGKTGDMVSAANVFQGIRNKNVVTWNSLLAAYKHNRKPEVVLKLFCEMLESNLLPNLVTVQIALLSSGMTMASGYGRELHGYIQKNWPDGYPVTLASELIDMYGKCGKIEDARLAFERSVEKDVAVWNAMMSCYLLHRMPRDVKRLFEILEQSRTRPDPVTFILLLSACKQEGSMVEARSYFYSMEDLYGIKPSLKHYTCMVDIMGTAGLLEESLELVQKMPVEPDACLWSTVLKACKLHSDLDVAAKAAKALFELEPNNASNYMLLSNIYANSGFWDSTESVRDAMTEHGLHVETQCSWLYLGTSVDLFEAGDLSHPAFEDILSTWKDLASRMAESGYAPQDVEPYCNVQVDPLSCHHTERIAVCYGLISMRAHEPIRVSKNFRMCKECHSSTKFISRDKKREILISDGCTYHHFSDGSCSCGDMW